The DNA region GCGGGTGGCGAAGAGGATGACCGTCCTCGAGAACCTCGAGGCCGGCGCGTGGCTCCTCCCCGCCTCCCGGTGGAATCCGGCGCGCGAGCGGGTGTTTTCCCTCTTCCCCGCGCTGGCGGAGAAGGAGCGCTCCCCCGCGGGGGTGCTCTCGGGAGGAGAGCGCCAGATGCTGATCCTCGGTCGGGCGCTCGTCGCGGAGCCGACGCTTCTCCTGATGGACGAGCCGTTTCTCGGGCTCTCCCTGGAATTCCGCGACCGGCTCCTCTCCGCGATCGAGGAAACGTTGAAGGGACGGGCGACGATCCTGTTCGCCGAGCACGACGCGGAAGGGGCGTTCCGGCTTCTCGACCGGCACGTCATTTTCCGGAACGGTTCCCTGGTTCACGAGGGGACGCGGTCGGACGTCGCCGACGCGAAGGAGTTGGTCTCGTTGCTGTACCGGCATTTCCGGCCGGGGGAAGCCCCCGGGGAGACGATCGGCGAGGGAATCGAACGAAAGGAAAAACCATGAGCGGGAAGACGGGCGGGGAAAAGGGGAACTCGGACAGGGACCCGGTATCGGTGACGGTGACGCTGCCGTCGGGGCTGGTCGATCGGTTGACGGAGTACTGCCGCAATTGCCGGGTGACGCGGGATATCGTGGTGGAGCGCGCGCTGGGCGAGTATTTCCGCGAGGGCGACATGAGCCACTAAGCACCCCAATTCATGAACTGGAGTGCTTAGTGGCTCCCACTTTACTGCCCCAAGGACTCCGAGATGAGGCCCTCGGTCTTTTCCCTGCGCTCGGCATCGCGGTCGGCCACGATGCGGGCCATCCGCTCCCGCCACGGATCCATCCGGAATCCCGCGCGATCGCGCACGCAGGCGTCGATCAGCTCGCGATAGAACCGGACCATCCGTCCCACCAGCGGCACGGAGTATTCCCGCCCCTGGATCTTGATCGTGTCGACCCCGTGGTCGATCAGGTAGGGGATGTCGTCGGCGAGGAAGTAGGCCCGGTTCGGCAGCTCCACGCCGGACGCCTCGAGCTCCCCGCCCGCGCCCACCTGGTCCCAGTCGGTCAGGCAGATCCGGTAGCAGAGGCCGCCGCGGTTCGGGCTGCCCGGAAAGTGGTCCTTCCCCGACGCGTCCACCTTGTGCCCGTGCTTCGTGTAGCTGCTCATCGTGCAGCGGCCGAGGAGGGTGTAGCAAGTGGTAGCGTGGACGAGGACCTCGAGCCCGACCCCCGCCTCCGCCTTGATCCTGCGCATCGTCGTCTTTCCCATGCGGCACTCGGCGACCACCTGGGAAGCGCCCGCCTCCTTGTAGAAGAGGGCGTCCTGGATGTTGATGATGGTGCATCCCACGCTCGCGTGGAGGATCGTGTCGGGATGGCGGTTCTTGAGGGCCATCATCAGCCCGGGGTCGGTGAGGATGAAGTCGCGCACGCCGGCGGCGTAGAGCGCGTCGGTCCGCGCCAGGAAGAGCGGGACTTCGGAGGAGGCAGGGAGGGTGTTGAATGCCACCCGGAGGATCTTGCCGACCGAACGGGCATGCCGCTGCGCCTCGACGATCGCGGCGTCGTCCATCTCGTACTGCGCCCGGCGGCGACTCCACCCCGTGGCGCCCACATAGACGGCGTCCGCCCCGTTCTCGAAGGCGACACGGACCATCTCCATCGAACCGCCGGATGCCAACAACTCGGCCATCGACGTCAATCCTCCTTGCGCGGATCCCGTTCGCGGGGAAGAGGCAATCCTGAATTATACCTCAGGGTTAGCGTCCTGTAAAACCGTTCCGACGTACGTTCGGCCGGACGTCCCGAAGCAGTACCCGTTGCACAGGCCGCGGGGAGCGTGGCGCCTCGCGGCGTCGGCCCATCGATCCTCGACCACATACTCCACGCCGGCGAAGGCCCGGGCCAGCGCCTCCCGGTAGACGGCCCCGATCTCCGACCGGTAGGCCGCGGATTCGTAGAACCCCTCGACCCGGAAGACGCGGAAACCGTCGGCGACCAGGCGCGGAAGGTGCTCCAGCAGGCACATGTCCCGGCCCGAGAGGACCCCCTTCCCGACCGTCTTCAGGACCCACTGGCGGGAGGTGAGCCAGTGGACCTCCCCGCAGGCGGACGGGCACTTCGGGTCGGACTCCTCGGGCTCCGTGAGCAGGAAGCATCGGTCGGTGACCCCGAGGGGGATCTTCCCGTGGACGAGCACCTCCACCTCGACCCCCGCCTCGCGGGCGAGGATCGCCGATTCCTCGAGGGACACCTCGGCGTT from bacterium includes:
- a CDS encoding U32 family peptidase; the encoded protein is MCLGSPYCRRVEGNFAEALDLLPGVVSRLHAAGKRAYVTTPAVPREADLPHVARLVDAAAAARADALEIHNMGVLRIVREKGGPVPAHMGAYANVYTHLAAGVMRDAGAVRVRPNAEVSLEESAILAREAGVEVEVLVHGKIPLGVTDRCFLLTEPEESDPKCPSACGEVHWLTSRQWVLKTVGKGVLSGRDMCLLEHLPRLVADGFRVFRVEGFYESAAYRSEIGAVYREALARAFAGVEYVVEDRWADAARRHAPRGLCNGYCFGTSGRTYVGTVLQDANPEV
- a CDS encoding U32 family peptidase; its protein translation is MAELLASGGSMEMVRVAFENGADAVYVGATGWSRRRAQYEMDDAAIVEAQRHARSVGKILRVAFNTLPASSEVPLFLARTDALYAAGVRDFILTDPGLMMALKNRHPDTILHASVGCTIINIQDALFYKEAGASQVVAECRMGKTTMRRIKAEAGVGLEVLVHATTCYTLLGRCTMSSYTKHGHKVDASGKDHFPGSPNRGGLCYRICLTDWDQVGAGGELEASGVELPNRAYFLADDIPYLIDHGVDTIKIQGREYSVPLVGRMVRFYRELIDACVRDRAGFRMDPWRERMARIVADRDAERREKTEGLISESLGQ
- a CDS encoding ATP-binding cassette domain-containing protein, yielding MPGGTSTLKVRDLSVAFGQVVAVRDVSLTVREGEAVAIFGANGSGKTTFLKAVAGMIPATRGKVAWRGEDLTTLPAHERAARGIRYVSDRSRVAKRMTVLENLEAGAWLLPASRWNPARERVFSLFPALAEKERSPAGVLSGGERQMLILGRALVAEPTLLLMDEPFLGLSLEFRDRLLSAIEETLKGRATILFAEHDAEGAFRLLDRHVIFRNGSLVHEGTRSDVADAKELVSLLYRHFRPGEAPGETIGEGIERKEKP